A region from the Riemerella anatipestifer genome encodes:
- a CDS encoding DUF4241 domain-containing protein: MNHIKNIAKLFSKPFVESPLLETFNGGMIYLSSGELVACDPLITPDKEPFSFTFPKGEFAVLIHKEQASNCIAYAEIAFSEETVSKWELAVCSGQNIKDLKEDEIFGFPVETGMGCLMDKDTQKYLNQLELELFQKKGDDFMGIYEEFFHAHFFDENGAIDQFASLIPNEQHKNNIIAFETGYGEGFYASYIGFNESHQPVKIISEFIEIQVD, encoded by the coding sequence ATGAATCACATTAAAAACATCGCAAAACTATTTTCTAAGCCATTTGTAGAAAGTCCTCTGCTAGAAACTTTCAATGGCGGAATGATATACCTTTCCTCTGGAGAGCTAGTTGCTTGCGACCCACTTATCACCCCTGATAAAGAGCCGTTTAGTTTTACTTTCCCAAAAGGTGAATTCGCTGTTTTAATACATAAGGAACAGGCGAGTAACTGCATCGCCTATGCGGAGATTGCATTCTCCGAGGAAACCGTTTCTAAATGGGAACTTGCCGTATGCAGTGGGCAAAATATTAAAGACTTAAAAGAAGATGAAATCTTTGGTTTCCCAGTAGAAACAGGAATGGGCTGTCTTATGGATAAAGATACCCAAAAATACCTTAATCAATTAGAGTTAGAATTATTCCAAAAGAAAGGCGATGATTTTATGGGTATTTATGAAGAATTTTTCCACGCTCACTTTTTTGATGAAAACGGAGCTATAGACCAATTTGCATCTTTGATACCTAACGAGCAGCATAAGAATAATATTATTGCTTTTGAAACAGGCTACGGAGAAGGTTTCTATGCCTCGTATATAGGTTTTAATGAAAGCCATCAACCCGTAAAAATTATTTCGGAATTTATAGAAATACAAGTTGATTAA
- a CDS encoding SH3 domain-containing protein: protein MKSFSSLFLLVFFSISSFLLAQEGQWVFMFEENSSQKVLIDKTNVRAEPNLQSLKVDSLDIGQVVKILQKTEQVLSLGKRSASWYRINYIKEGETKSGYIWGANLSLGYRSRDGYDFLFGASAKEKDEVKLDVVMLKDKQSIQKVSFNVGTESLTSVAFKWQGNKGLDGVSDILLASVSGEACGIPNYEQYILLNGDKMVALPVLMSVADADIFYHSEEYVFPKDKGGVKGKIIMKTEEMEKDEKDKEHIRKSKKVYLFKDGNVSQL from the coding sequence ATGAAAAGCTTTTCTAGTTTATTCTTACTGGTTTTCTTCAGTATAAGTTCTTTTCTTCTTGCTCAAGAAGGGCAATGGGTATTTATGTTTGAAGAAAATAGCAGCCAAAAAGTTTTGATAGATAAGACGAATGTAAGGGCTGAACCTAACTTACAATCGCTTAAGGTAGATAGTCTAGATATAGGGCAGGTAGTGAAAATTCTCCAAAAGACAGAGCAAGTATTGTCTTTGGGTAAACGTTCTGCAAGTTGGTATAGAATAAATTATATCAAAGAAGGTGAAACCAAATCTGGGTATATCTGGGGAGCTAATTTAAGTTTAGGATACAGGTCTAGAGATGGTTATGATTTTCTTTTTGGAGCTTCTGCTAAGGAGAAAGATGAGGTTAAACTAGATGTTGTGATGCTAAAGGATAAGCAAAGCATACAAAAAGTTTCATTTAATGTAGGGACAGAAAGTTTAACTTCGGTAGCCTTTAAATGGCAAGGAAACAAAGGATTAGATGGGGTTTCAGATATTCTGTTGGCGAGTGTTTCTGGCGAGGCGTGTGGTATTCCTAACTATGAGCAGTATATACTATTAAATGGGGATAAAATGGTAGCGTTACCAGTGCTGATGTCCGTTGCTGATGCTGATATTTTTTATCATTCAGAAGAGTATGTTTTTCCAAAAGATAAGGGAGGAGTTAAAGGTAAGATTATCATGAAAACTGAAGAGATGGAAAAAGATGAGAAGGATAAAGAGCACATTAGAAAATCCAAAAAAGTCTATCTTTTCAAAGACGGAAATG
- a CDS encoding ribokinase: protein MKLSKEQPRILVVGSSSVDLVLKTEHYPELGETVMANSSENFFGGKGANQAVGTARLGASVYFVGCVGMDPYGQQILRNLVEENVNVGFVVEDPDIETGTAYVTTSKGKNAIVVIPSANYALSPKHLENPKHLFETADLVLVQLEITDIVIEKVLELCKKNGTKLGIYAAPARPLSKELVEYASFIVAKSNDLSTLFGDDHRDAVLQKLPNKLFVRDDTNSTIYYNGSEMKYFRNDPEEAAYRMGMGDAFTSGFAVALCHGNPINECVKFGNDVSLKVSQHRGSQKGLPYLKDFNLA from the coding sequence ATGAAACTTAGTAAAGAACAACCTAGAATCCTTGTAGTAGGAAGCTCATCTGTGGATTTGGTTTTAAAAACAGAGCACTATCCTGAGTTGGGAGAAACAGTGATGGCTAACTCCTCCGAAAATTTCTTCGGTGGAAAAGGGGCTAATCAGGCTGTGGGAACTGCAAGACTAGGGGCTAGTGTTTACTTTGTAGGATGTGTAGGTATGGACCCTTACGGTCAACAAATATTAAGAAATCTTGTAGAAGAAAATGTAAATGTAGGATTTGTTGTAGAAGACCCTGATATAGAAACTGGTACAGCATATGTTACCACTTCTAAAGGTAAAAATGCCATTGTTGTAATTCCATCAGCTAACTATGCCTTGAGTCCTAAACATCTAGAAAATCCCAAACACCTGTTTGAAACCGCAGATTTAGTTTTAGTTCAACTAGAAATCACAGACATTGTTATAGAAAAAGTGTTAGAGCTTTGCAAAAAAAATGGCACTAAACTTGGCATATATGCGGCTCCCGCAAGACCACTTTCTAAAGAATTAGTAGAGTACGCTAGTTTCATAGTAGCTAAAAGCAACGACTTATCTACGCTTTTTGGAGATGACCACAGAGATGCGGTTTTACAAAAATTACCTAATAAACTTTTTGTAAGAGATGATACCAATTCTACCATATATTACAATGGTTCTGAAATGAAATATTTCCGTAACGACCCAGAAGAAGCGGCTTACAGAATGGGAATGGGTGATGCCTTTACTTCAGGATTTGCAGTAGCTCTGTGCCACGGAAATCCCATCAACGAATGTGTGAAATTTGGCAACGATGTCTCACTAAAAGTATCTCAGCATAGAGGTTCGCAAAAAGGGCTACCTTATTTAAAGGATTTTAATCTAGCTTAA
- a CDS encoding pyridoxal phosphate-dependent aminotransferase — MKVSRLAANLVGSEIVKIGNEVNELKAKGAQIANLTIGDLNANIYPIPSILKEEIQKAYENNLTNYPPANGLLSLRESVSSDLKKRYQLDYSPEEILVAGGSRPLIYAAYMSVVDAGDKVVYPLPSWNNNHYAYLTSAEKVEIETKKENNFLPTAEELKPHLEGAVLLALCSPSNPTGTMFTEQQLREICEMVVAENKRRGENEKPLYLMYDQIYAMLFFGHEHFNPVSLVPEMKDYTIFIDGSSKCFAATGVRVGWGFGPSVIINKMKAFLTHIGAWAPKPEQEATAKFLSKTDEVDAYVNDFKGRIQLSLNTLHQGIQELKNKGFAVDSVEPMGALYLTIKMDYVGKTTPDGEVLKDTTDVVFYLIREAGMALVPFSAFGNSRETPWFRASVGGCSLEDIKNMLPVLEGALSKLK; from the coding sequence ATGAAAGTATCTCGTTTAGCAGCTAATCTAGTAGGCTCAGAAATAGTAAAAATAGGAAACGAAGTTAATGAGCTTAAGGCTAAAGGTGCTCAGATAGCTAATCTTACCATAGGGGATTTAAATGCTAATATTTATCCTATACCTTCTATTCTAAAAGAAGAAATACAAAAGGCTTACGAAAATAATTTAACCAATTATCCTCCAGCTAATGGTTTGTTAAGCCTTAGGGAAAGTGTATCTTCGGATTTAAAGAAGCGTTATCAGTTAGATTATTCACCAGAGGAAATATTAGTAGCAGGAGGCTCTCGTCCGCTTATTTATGCGGCATATATGAGTGTTGTAGATGCAGGTGATAAAGTAGTTTATCCTCTTCCTTCTTGGAATAATAATCACTATGCCTATCTTACTTCCGCAGAAAAAGTAGAAATAGAAACTAAAAAAGAAAATAACTTTTTACCTACTGCAGAAGAATTAAAACCTCATTTGGAAGGAGCAGTATTATTGGCTCTTTGTTCTCCTTCAAACCCCACGGGAACTATGTTTACCGAACAACAACTGAGAGAAATCTGCGAGATGGTAGTTGCTGAAAATAAAAGAAGAGGCGAAAATGAAAAACCGCTCTATTTGATGTATGACCAAATTTACGCTATGTTATTTTTTGGTCATGAGCATTTCAACCCTGTGAGTTTAGTACCAGAAATGAAAGATTATACCATATTTATAGATGGTTCGTCTAAATGTTTTGCAGCTACAGGAGTAAGAGTGGGTTGGGGCTTTGGTCCTTCGGTAATCATCAATAAGATGAAAGCTTTTTTAACGCATATTGGAGCGTGGGCACCGAAGCCAGAGCAAGAAGCTACAGCTAAATTCTTATCTAAAACAGATGAGGTAGATGCTTATGTAAATGATTTTAAAGGAAGAATACAGCTGAGCTTAAATACATTACATCAAGGTATTCAAGAGCTTAAAAACAAAGGTTTTGCGGTAGATAGTGTAGAGCCTATGGGTGCATTGTATCTTACCATTAAGATGGATTATGTAGGTAAGACTACTCCAGATGGAGAGGTGTTGAAGGATACCACTGATGTTGTGTTTTATCTTATCCGAGAGGCGGGTATGGCGTTAGTGCCATTTTCGGCATTTGGTAATTCTAGAGAAACACCTTGGTTTAGAGCTTCAGTAGGTGGCTGTTCTTTAGAAGATATTAAAAATATGTTACCTGTATTAGAAGGAGCTTTGTCAAAGCTCAAATAA
- a CDS encoding phospho-sugar mutase, translating to MNTVDKAKLWLTEAFDEETRQTVKQLIDTNSPELEDAFYKNLEFGTGGMRGIMGVGTNRLNKYTLGQATQGLANYLHQQFPNQEIKVAIAYDVRNNSKEFGKIVADVLTANGIKVLLFKEHRPTPELSFTVRDKKCNAGIVLTASHNPPEYNGYKVYWNDGAQIVPPNDAEIINEVLNTKYEDINFNGNDSLIEWVGEEQDEVYIRTCIENSLYQEDKLGYDNLNIVFTSIHGTTYTAIPQALAKAGFTKVDLVKEQMIPSGNFPTVESPNPEEPAALTMAMDLAKVTNADIVIGTDPDGDRLGIAVRNLDGEMQLLNGNQTNMILTDYILSQWQKQGRITGTEFIGSTIVTSDVFFDLAKSYGVECKVGLTGFKWIGKMIREVEGKQKFICGGEESFGFMTGDFVRDKDSCGSILLACEIAAWCKAQGKTMYQYMIEIYQRLGLYQEALVNVVKKGKEGAEQIKKMMTDFRNNPVTSLAGSKVVLVKDYQEQTAWDLNKNEKQPMTDIPKSNVLIYYTEDGTKVAIRPSGTEPKIKFYFSALDKIESEKDFKSKIETLNAKIEVIKKDLGLA from the coding sequence ATGAATACAGTGGATAAAGCTAAACTTTGGCTTACAGAGGCATTTGATGAAGAAACTAGACAGACTGTAAAACAATTGATAGATACTAACTCACCAGAGTTAGAAGATGCATTTTATAAAAACTTGGAGTTTGGTACAGGTGGAATGCGTGGGATTATGGGCGTTGGAACCAACAGACTTAATAAATATACTTTAGGACAAGCAACGCAAGGTCTTGCTAACTATTTGCATCAGCAGTTCCCTAACCAAGAGATAAAGGTAGCCATAGCGTATGATGTAAGAAATAACTCTAAAGAATTTGGTAAAATAGTAGCAGATGTACTTACTGCTAATGGGATTAAAGTATTGTTGTTTAAAGAACACCGCCCTACACCAGAGCTTTCGTTTACGGTGAGAGATAAAAAATGTAATGCAGGTATTGTGCTTACCGCTTCACACAATCCACCAGAGTACAATGGGTATAAAGTATATTGGAACGATGGAGCTCAGATAGTACCACCTAATGATGCAGAAATCATCAATGAAGTACTTAATACTAAATATGAAGACATCAACTTTAATGGTAATGATAGCCTTATAGAATGGGTAGGAGAGGAGCAAGATGAAGTTTATATAAGAACATGTATAGAGAACTCTCTTTATCAAGAAGATAAGTTGGGGTATGATAATCTTAATATTGTATTTACCTCTATTCATGGGACTACTTACACTGCCATTCCACAGGCTTTAGCAAAGGCTGGTTTTACTAAGGTAGATTTAGTAAAAGAACAAATGATTCCTAGCGGGAACTTCCCTACGGTAGAAAGTCCAAATCCTGAAGAGCCAGCAGCATTAACTATGGCAATGGATTTAGCAAAGGTTACTAATGCAGATATTGTAATAGGTACAGATCCAGACGGAGACCGATTAGGGATAGCGGTAAGAAATCTAGATGGAGAAATGCAACTCCTCAATGGAAATCAGACCAATATGATTCTTACGGATTATATTTTGTCTCAATGGCAAAAGCAAGGTCGTATTACGGGGACAGAATTTATAGGTTCTACTATTGTAACTTCTGATGTATTTTTTGATTTGGCAAAATCCTATGGAGTTGAATGTAAGGTAGGGCTTACAGGCTTTAAATGGATAGGTAAAATGATAAGAGAGGTAGAAGGTAAGCAGAAATTTATTTGTGGAGGAGAGGAAAGTTTTGGCTTTATGACAGGAGATTTTGTGAGAGATAAAGACTCTTGTGGTTCTATACTATTGGCTTGTGAAATAGCAGCTTGGTGCAAGGCTCAAGGTAAAACGATGTATCAGTATATGATAGAAATCTACCAAAGATTAGGTCTTTATCAAGAGGCGCTTGTAAATGTGGTGAAAAAGGGTAAAGAAGGTGCAGAGCAAATCAAAAAAATGATGACGGATTTTAGAAATAACCCTGTAACCTCGTTGGCAGGTTCTAAAGTGGTTTTGGTTAAAGATTATCAGGAGCAAACCGCTTGGGATTTGAACAAAAACGAAAAACAACCAATGACGGATATTCCTAAGTCTAATGTGCTTATTTACTACACAGAAGATGGTACAAAGGTAGCGATAAGACCTTCGGGAACAGAGCCTAAAATTAAATTCTATTTTAGTGCATTAGACAAAATAGAGTCAGAAAAAGATTTTAAATCCAAGATAGAAACTCTCAATGCGAAAATAGAAGTTATCAAAAAAGATTTAGGTCTAGCATAA
- a CDS encoding GIN domain-containing protein: MKHYIYLLVSVFLWSSCGKVTPEGEIKSEDTPLEVFNKLELEGKYRLFFTQGEENFVNVETYPNLISNLKIKVEDSTLKIIEKRPTGNVDFYTVTVYSKTPLKQISISDSVEMNVSGDIKTPTLKINLKNQGKFIGAIKASKAEVQMTEKSRANFSGVTKEAVLKISDTASIIAPYWTVDYFDIQSKNGNYAEINTKEEISGKVENTAKLVYYGNPIRKLKIDKDTKVENKEKP; this comes from the coding sequence ATGAAACATTATATTTATCTTTTGGTATCAGTATTCTTATGGAGTTCTTGTGGAAAGGTAACTCCAGAAGGTGAGATAAAATCTGAAGACACTCCTTTGGAAGTATTTAATAAACTTGAGCTAGAAGGTAAATACAGGTTGTTTTTCACTCAAGGAGAGGAGAACTTTGTTAATGTAGAAACTTATCCTAATCTTATTAGCAATTTAAAAATTAAAGTTGAAGACAGTACACTCAAAATCATTGAGAAAAGACCTACTGGAAATGTAGATTTTTACACAGTAACGGTTTACTCCAAAACACCATTGAAACAGATAAGTATTTCTGACTCTGTGGAAATGAATGTTTCTGGAGATATTAAAACGCCTACTTTGAAAATCAATCTAAAGAATCAGGGGAAATTTATAGGTGCAATAAAGGCTTCTAAAGCAGAAGTGCAAATGACGGAGAAATCAAGAGCTAATTTTTCAGGCGTTACTAAAGAGGCTGTGCTTAAAATCTCGGATACAGCGAGTATTATAGCTCCTTATTGGACGGTAGATTATTTTGATATTCAGTCTAAAAATGGGAACTATGCAGAAATCAATACTAAAGAAGAAATTTCTGGAAAGGTAGAAAATACAGCTAAGTTGGTCTATTACGGAAATCCAATAAGAAAGCTCAAAATAGATAAAGACACAAAAGTAGAAAATAAAGAAAAACCTTAA
- a CDS encoding DUF4199 domain-containing protein — MGKSTINNGLAMSGAILLVFFVVYFFFMDVNYFRTTMIANSFILPLIFGIGAFISVYSYKKEKVRLTFKEAFGKAFAPMFLAGFLSISSIFVFISYVDKDVKSLLNHQYIESFRASLEEEYTKAKQITKPNTEEAKELEQKYEEGKKRIEEKVKKKEDMFSLYHFSLVFAGYCAFFLILSVFFGSFFRSKTVY; from the coding sequence ATGGGTAAAAGTACAATCAATAACGGATTAGCGATGAGTGGGGCAATCCTGTTGGTGTTTTTTGTGGTGTATTTTTTCTTTATGGATGTTAATTATTTTCGCACTACGATGATAGCTAATTCTTTCATTCTGCCTCTTATTTTTGGTATTGGGGCGTTTATTTCTGTTTATTCTTACAAAAAAGAAAAAGTTAGGCTTACCTTTAAGGAGGCTTTTGGAAAAGCATTTGCACCGATGTTTTTGGCGGGATTTTTATCTATTTCCAGTATCTTTGTGTTTATCAGTTATGTTGATAAAGATGTTAAATCGCTTTTAAATCATCAATATATAGAAAGTTTTAGGGCTTCTTTGGAAGAAGAATATACTAAAGCGAAACAAATTACCAAACCCAATACAGAAGAAGCAAAAGAGCTAGAACAAAAATATGAAGAAGGCAAAAAACGAATTGAAGAGAAAGTGAAGAAAAAGGAAGATATGTTTTCTTTATATCATTTTTCTTTGGTATTTGCAGGATATTGTGCTTTCTTTTTGATATTGTCTGTTTTCTTTGGAAGTTTCTTTAGAAGCAAAACGGTTTATTAA
- a CDS encoding glycosyltransferase family 2 protein, protein MDLSIVIPLLNEEQSLEELYNRIENVCSEAGLSYEIWFVDDGSTDSSWGTIMFLKNRNPNIQGIKFSRNYGKSQALHAAFARVKGEVVITMDADLQDFPEEIPALYHKVVNEGYDIVSGWKKKRYDNVMTKNIPSKLFNAAARKVSGVFLHDFNCGLKAYRKQVVKSIDVYGDMHRYIPVLAANAGFRKITEKEVQHQARPYGSSKFGTERFIRGFLDLVTLWFVSRFGGRPMHFFGAVGTLMFVIGFLSSLWLGVSKLIDISKGVYGHLIADNPWFYIALTMMIMGTLLFIAGFLGELIIRTNREHKNYHIEEII, encoded by the coding sequence ATGGATTTATCTATTGTCATACCTCTTCTTAATGAGGAACAATCTTTAGAAGAACTTTATAATAGGATAGAAAATGTCTGCAGTGAGGCTGGTTTATCTTACGAAATTTGGTTTGTGGACGATGGGAGTACTGATAGCTCTTGGGGGACAATAATGTTTCTTAAAAATAGAAATCCTAATATACAAGGGATTAAATTTTCTAGAAACTATGGGAAATCCCAAGCACTTCATGCGGCTTTCGCGAGGGTGAAGGGAGAAGTGGTAATTACTATGGATGCGGATTTACAAGATTTTCCAGAAGAGATACCAGCTTTATATCATAAAGTGGTTAATGAAGGTTATGATATTGTGAGCGGCTGGAAAAAGAAACGCTACGATAATGTAATGACTAAAAATATTCCATCTAAACTATTCAATGCAGCAGCGAGAAAGGTTTCAGGAGTGTTTCTACACGATTTTAACTGTGGACTTAAAGCGTACCGAAAGCAAGTGGTGAAATCCATAGATGTATATGGAGATATGCACAGATATATCCCTGTATTGGCAGCCAATGCAGGTTTTAGGAAAATTACAGAGAAAGAAGTACAACATCAGGCAAGACCTTACGGAAGTTCAAAATTTGGTACAGAACGATTTATAAGAGGCTTCTTAGATTTGGTAACACTTTGGTTTGTAAGTAGATTTGGAGGCAGACCAATGCATTTCTTTGGAGCGGTAGGCACACTGATGTTTGTTATTGGTTTTTTATCGTCCCTTTGGCTAGGTGTGTCTAAACTAATAGATATCTCCAAAGGTGTTTATGGGCATTTAATAGCTGATAATCCTTGGTTTTATATAGCTTTAACGATGATGATAATGGGGACTTTACTCTTTATAGCAGGTTTTTTAGGAGAACTGATTATCAGGACTAATAGAGAACATAAAAATTATCACATAGAAGAAATTATTTAA
- a CDS encoding valine--tRNA ligase yields the protein MQISEKYTPSSTEQKWYNYWLENKYFHSEPNHKPPYTIVIPPPNVTGILHMGHMLNNTIQDVLIRRARMRGYNACWVPGTDHASIATEAKVVAKLKAEGINKSDISREEFLKHAWEWTHKYGGTILEQLKKLGCSCDWDRTRFTMEDKLSEQVIKSFVDLYNKGLIYRGYRMVNWDPEAKTNISDEEVIFKEQNGKLYHLKYQIEGTQDFLTVATTRPETIFGDVAVCVNPNDERYQKLIGKTVIVPIVNRAVPIIADEYVDIEFGTGTLKITPAHDVNDYEIGQKHQLQIIDAIDDDGKLNHHGMHYEGKDRFVVRKEIAKELDEKGLLAKAEDYVNKVGTSERTGAVIEPKISQQWFLKMSEIAKPALEVVMNDEIKFYPDKFKNTYKYWMENIRDWNISRQLWWGQQIPAYYYGEGENDFVVAENAEKALELAKEKSQNPNLSLTDLKQDEDALDTWFSSWLWPMSVFDGLLDPNSEEINYYYPTTDLVTGPDIIFFWVARMIMAGLEWRGKVPFKNVYFTGIVRDKQRRKMSKSLGNSPDPIELIDKYGADSVRVGILLSSAAGNDLLFDEDLMLQGRNFATKIWNAFRLVQGWKQENKPAGAVENQTIEWFGHLLDKTVKEINEQFEKFRISDALHLIYKLIWDDFCSWYLEAIKPNYGEGISKEIYDKTIAYFEELMKLLHPFMPFLTEELWQNIISRNTDEALIIAQQREASEFDVNIINQFDIAKEWISGVRNYRQSKGISPKETVELYTNASENSNEALIKKLANVSNIYFNEKTDKPSFSFLVGSTELSIPLSETLDLEEEKKKTEEELSYLKGFLASVEKKLSNEKFVSGAPEKVVEMERKKQKDAQDKIALLEEKLKTLG from the coding sequence ATGCAGATTTCAGAGAAATATACCCCTTCTTCTACCGAACAAAAATGGTACAACTACTGGTTAGAAAACAAATATTTTCATTCTGAACCTAATCATAAACCACCCTATACCATTGTCATTCCACCGCCTAATGTAACGGGGATTTTGCATATGGGACATATGCTAAATAATACCATTCAAGATGTGTTGATTAGACGAGCAAGAATGAGAGGCTACAATGCTTGTTGGGTACCAGGAACCGACCACGCCTCTATTGCTACAGAAGCGAAGGTCGTGGCTAAACTTAAAGCAGAAGGCATTAACAAATCGGATATTTCTCGTGAAGAATTCCTAAAGCACGCTTGGGAATGGACGCATAAATATGGTGGAACAATTTTAGAACAACTAAAAAAATTAGGCTGTTCTTGCGACTGGGATAGAACTCGCTTTACGATGGAGGATAAACTCTCCGAGCAAGTGATAAAATCTTTTGTAGATTTATATAACAAAGGGCTTATCTACAGAGGTTACCGTATGGTTAACTGGGACCCAGAAGCCAAAACCAACATTTCCGATGAGGAAGTTATCTTTAAAGAGCAAAACGGAAAACTGTATCACTTAAAATATCAGATTGAGGGAACACAAGATTTTCTTACCGTGGCTACCACGCGTCCTGAAACTATTTTCGGTGATGTGGCCGTATGCGTAAACCCTAACGACGAACGCTACCAAAAACTTATCGGCAAGACCGTTATCGTGCCTATCGTTAATCGTGCAGTGCCAATTATTGCCGATGAATATGTAGATATTGAATTCGGAACAGGAACTTTAAAAATAACGCCTGCCCACGATGTTAATGATTACGAAATTGGTCAAAAACATCAACTTCAAATCATTGATGCTATTGATGATGATGGTAAACTAAATCATCACGGAATGCACTACGAAGGAAAAGACCGTTTCGTAGTTCGTAAAGAAATTGCAAAAGAGTTGGACGAGAAAGGGCTTCTCGCCAAGGCGGAAGACTATGTAAACAAGGTAGGAACTTCCGAAAGAACAGGAGCGGTGATAGAGCCTAAAATCTCTCAACAATGGTTCTTAAAAATGTCCGAAATTGCAAAACCAGCTTTAGAGGTGGTAATGAACGACGAGATTAAATTCTATCCTGATAAATTTAAAAACACCTACAAATATTGGATGGAAAACATCCGAGACTGGAATATCTCTCGTCAGCTTTGGTGGGGGCAACAAATCCCTGCCTATTACTACGGAGAAGGCGAAAACGATTTTGTAGTGGCGGAAAACGCTGAAAAAGCATTGGAATTAGCAAAAGAAAAGTCTCAAAATCCAAATCTAAGCCTTACCGACTTAAAACAAGACGAAGACGCTTTAGACACTTGGTTCTCTTCTTGGTTATGGCCAATGTCTGTATTTGACGGATTATTAGACCCTAACAGTGAAGAAATCAACTATTATTATCCTACTACCGACCTCGTTACAGGTCCAGACATCATTTTCTTTTGGGTAGCCAGAATGATTATGGCAGGATTGGAATGGAGAGGTAAAGTTCCTTTCAAAAATGTGTATTTCACAGGGATTGTAAGAGATAAACAAAGACGCAAAATGTCTAAATCTTTAGGCAATTCACCTGACCCAATAGAGCTCATTGATAAATACGGTGCAGATAGCGTAAGAGTGGGAATTCTGTTAAGTTCTGCGGCTGGAAATGACCTTTTGTTTGATGAAGACTTAATGCTACAAGGGCGAAATTTCGCTACTAAAATATGGAACGCTTTCCGTCTAGTACAAGGATGGAAACAAGAAAATAAACCTGCTGGTGCGGTTGAAAACCAAACGATAGAATGGTTTGGGCATCTATTGGATAAAACCGTAAAAGAGATTAACGAGCAGTTTGAAAAATTCAGAATATCAGACGCCTTACATCTTATTTATAAATTAATTTGGGACGATTTCTGTTCTTGGTATTTGGAAGCCATTAAACCAAATTACGGCGAGGGTATTTCTAAGGAAATTTACGACAAAACCATTGCTTATTTTGAGGAGTTGATGAAATTGCTCCACCCTTTTATGCCTTTCTTAACCGAGGAGCTTTGGCAAAATATTATCTCAAGAAATACAGACGAAGCCCTCATTATCGCTCAACAAAGAGAGGCATCAGAATTTGATGTAAATATTATCAACCAATTTGATATTGCTAAAGAGTGGATTTCTGGTGTGAGAAATTACAGACAAAGCAAAGGTATTTCTCCTAAAGAAACCGTAGAACTCTACACCAATGCCTCTGAAAATAGCAACGAAGCACTCATAAAGAAACTGGCTAATGTTTCAAATATTTATTTCAATGAAAAAACAGACAAACCAAGTTTCTCTTTCTTAGTGGGTTCTACAGAACTTTCTATACCACTTAGCGAAACGCTTGATTTGGAAGAAGAGAAAAAGAAAACAGAGGAGGAACTCTCTTACCTTAAAGGCTTTTTAGCTTCGGTTGAGAAAAAGCTAAGCAACGAAAAATTCGTTAGTGGAGCTCCTGAAAAAGTGGTAGAAATGGAACGAAAAAAACAAAAAGATGCTCAAGACAAAATAGCTCTTTTAGAAGAAAAATTAAAAACACTGGGATAA
- a CDS encoding DUF1573 domain-containing protein, with translation MKKILTGLVLVVGFVASAQTISFDKTTVDYGKVEKGSEGHRYFTVTNTGDKPLVISNVKASCGCTTPEWDKTPILPGKTSKIKVGYNTNLVNPFKKLIEVFSNDPKANRSVIWIQGEVVETSK, from the coding sequence ATGAAAAAGATTTTAACAGGGCTAGTTTTAGTGGTAGGTTTTGTGGCTTCTGCCCAAACTATTAGCTTCGATAAAACAACAGTAGATTATGGTAAAGTAGAAAAAGGGTCAGAAGGACACCGTTATTTTACAGTAACTAATACAGGTGACAAGCCTTTGGTAATTAGTAATGTAAAGGCATCTTGTGGATGTACAACTCCAGAATGGGACAAAACGCCTATTTTACCAGGTAAAACTTCTAAAATTAAAGTAGGTTATAATACCAATTTGGTAAACCCATTCAAGAAACTTATAGAAGTTTTCTCTAACGACCCTAAAGCTAACAGAAGTGTTATTTGGATTCAGGGAGAAGTTGTGGAAACAAGTAAATAG